From a region of the Lactuca sativa cultivar Salinas chromosome 4, Lsat_Salinas_v11, whole genome shotgun sequence genome:
- the LOC111897110 gene encoding uncharacterized protein LOC111897110, producing the protein MEIIPMPGHLKEACLCKGFSSTLTGSTLKWLQNGPPHSITSFAHLVNIFNNQFSCSRTFEKITSDLYRVVQGPKEKLRDFVKRFGREALSIPNIDMATIVEVFKMGLRKDSPFYEDLVMTSCKGLDEVRCRALRFNRLEEDKEIQKRSNTLNQYENPNRKVESSTQRSYKLKPYSKLDHHRVNALEDGGEEEELPKIIEYCLSVDVSGVIHAMQDLRDKTRWTKRDKKSTAWKDKSKWCAYNEDLGHITEACIALRKEISYLLSKGHLKEILGRKRENPRKTATMVIGSWRNQDLYPLTLR; encoded by the coding sequence ATGGAGATCATTCCCATGCCAGGGCATTTGAAGGAAGCTTGCCTGTGCAAAGGCTTTAGTTCGACTCTTACAGGATCGACCCTCAAATGGCTACAAAACGGTCCCCCACACTCTATTACTTCATTTGCACACTTAGTCAATATCTTTAATAACCAATTTTCTTGCAGCAGAACCTTTgagaagatcactagtgatctctacCGAGTGGTTCAGGGTCCTAAGGAAAAACTTAGGGACTTTGTTAAAAGGTTTGGTAGGGAAGCTCTAAGCATCCCCAACATTGACATGGCCACCATTGTGGAAGTTTTCAAAATGGGATTAAGAAAGGATTCACCCTTCTACGAAGACCTTGTGATGACCTCATGCAAAGGATTGGATGAAGTCAGGTGCCGGGCATTGAGGTTCAATAGGCTCGAAGAGGATAAAGAGATCCAGAAGAGAAGCAACACTTTGAATCAGTATGAGAACCCCAACAGGAAGGTTGAATCTTCAACTCAAAGATCCTACAAATTGAAGCCCTATTCCAAATTGGATCATCACAGGGTTAATGCCCTTGAAGATGGAGGAGAAGAGGAAGAGCTTCCTAAAATCATTGAATATTGTCTTTCTGTGGATGTTTCAGGTGTAATTCATGCTATGCAGGATCTTAGAGACaaaacaagatggacaaagagaGATAAGAAGTCCACCGCTTGGAAAGACAAGTCCAAATGGTGTGCTTACAATGAAGACCTTGGCCACATCACGGAGGCCTGTATAGCTCTACGAAAAGAAATAAGCTACCTCCTTAGCAAAGGACACCTTAAAGAGATCCTCGGGAGAAAGAGAGAAAATCCAAGGAAAACAGCCACGATGGTCATAGGATCTTGGAGAAACCAGGATCTCTACCCTCTGACACTAAGATAA